Proteins encoded by one window of Anopheles maculipalpis chromosome 2RL, idAnoMacuDA_375_x, whole genome shotgun sequence:
- the LOC126567242 gene encoding probable multidrug resistance-associated protein lethal(2)03659 yields the protein METSEKIDAPDIKHPQTNAHPYASSNAVSRYFFWWLRDLLRIGVKRQIVPNDIYDTLSTHKSALIGASFEQQWQLETSRHNALQNESIDDECKTKSSDTKSEAQTVKESKRPAPRWLLWTILRMYGVGVLVFGFVYSFIESACRIGQPFLLGQLILYFDSQRATTTADGASETSLGAAYGYAVGIVMTVFAPLAIFHCYQLYLLQVGMKIRIGCCALIYRKILSLSNTTDGLSGTVINLMANDVSRFDYAVIFFHDLWKGPVELVIVAVLVYREIGPAGLIGIGFLLLFIPIQAWLGKKSAGFRMRAAMATDDRVRLTNEIIHGIQVIKMYVWEQPFERMMRKLRRKEVQALRGSAFIKSALFALRIVPKVSIFLTLVAYVYFDNAITARRVYMLISFFSVIHHSMVEFWPLAVTSAAEGWISLKRIQEFLLQKSVQSLRQKQGSLKLRMQTTNPFVEFKSVHSTWPNSSFSLHDISFKIDTTNHRTVAIIGSIGAGKSTLLNLIIGEQSVTKGKIEVNGTISYCSQKPWLFEGTIKQNVIFLDPYDETRYRTVLKVCALEHDIDVWPHGDQTMVGERGFSLSGGQKARINLARALYRSADIYLLDDPLSAVDAHVANVLFEQAIRNFLEGKLCILVTHQLKYITQVDYILIIEDGKIAAQGNYGTELSEYFPTNHFSKYEDAPEEPTSELGPKDEPTFSSKSQEQPLSAEGKEKEGQEDGTVQFQVYLDFLKSVNSISFVAFTALLMIGFQVACSGTDYFVFIWVDWEETVANTLAARWTTDDHVLFYAGAIIITILLTTNSFAFFEMCLKASLHLYAALYRGVSETSMLFFHQNPSGRVMNRFSKDIGLVDTSLPTVMIDSLYFFLELAGIIVIVALANYWLLIPTAIMGVVFYMLRFVFLKTARNVKRVEAITRSPVFTHTNATIDGLTTIRAFGAEHFLEDTFHRYQDLNTSAAFLFGATTRGFAFWLDAICLLYIASVVLSFLVIGNDIISGNVGLAITQVLNLIGMCNWGIRQTAELENQMTSVERVLEYAQLVPETGLVPGVQTTERTEAWPENPGITFRQVYLRYSPTAEPVLKGLSFDIKPKEHVGIVGRTGAGKSSIIQALFRLTPLHAGDGIIEIDGINIGSVPLRQCRGRISIIPQDPVIFSGSLRSNLDPDERLPDEQLWKALEQVELKTTITSLAGGLNTKMSEGGSNLSAGQRQLLCLARAVLKGSKILILDEATANVDPKTDALIQRTIRTQFHDCTVLTIAHRLHTILDNDRVLVIDAGQMVEFDSPQKLLQIPDGFFRKLVEEHGQEGKLHSSKMDGSAISYKQ from the exons atggaaacttCCGAAAAAATCGACGCACCGGACATCAAACATCCACAGACGAACGCACATCCGTATGCTTCCTCCAACGCAGTTTCACGTTATTTTTTCtg GTGGCTCCGTGACTTGCTTCGAATCGGCGTGAAAAGACAAATCGTTCCGAACGACATTTATGACACGCTTTCAACACATAAGAGTGCACTAATCGGTGCATCATTCGAGCAGCAATGGCAACTCGAAACTTCGCGCCACAATGCCCTCCAAAACGAATCAATCGATGAtgagtgcaaaacaaaaagcagcgACACGAAAAGTGAAGCACAAACAGTGAAGGAGAGTAAACGGCCGGCGCCACGATGGCTCCTGTGGACTATATTACGCATGTACGGAGTCGGAGTGCTAGTGTTTGGATTTGTTTACAGCTTCATTGAATCAGCCTGCAG AATAGGACAACCGTTCCTTCTCGGTCAACTAATCCTTTACTTTGATTCACAACGCGCCACAACGACAGCAGACGGCGCATCGGAAACATCGCTAGGAGCAGCCTACGGATATGCCGTGGGTATTGTTATGACTGTGTTTGCCCCGCTAGCAATCTTCCATTGCTATCAACTGTATCTGCTGCAAGTAGGCATGAAGATTCGTATCGGTTGCTGTGCGCTGATCTATCGAAAG ATACTTAGCTTGAGTAACACTACCGACGGATTGTCTGGAACGGTCATCAATCTGATGGCAAACGATGTGAGCCGTTTCGATTATGCGGTAATCTTTTTCCACGATCTCTGGAAAGGCCCGGTGGAGCTAGTGATTGTCGCCGTGTTGGTGTACCGTGAAATAGGTCCCGCCGGACTGATCGGCATTGGGTTTTTATTACTGTTCATACCGATTCAAGCCTGGCTAGGGAAGAAATCAGCTGGATTTCGAATGAGGGCGGCAATGGCGACCGACGACCGCGTACGCTTGACAAATGAAATCATTCACGGTATTCAGGTTATTAAGATGTACGTATGGGAGCAGCCGTTTGAGCGGATGATGCGCAAACTGCGACGCAAAGAGGTGCAGGCATTGCGTGGTAGTGCATTCATCAAGTCGGCCCTGTTTGCGCTACGCATTGTTCCAAAGGTGTCCATCTTTCTGACGCTGGTCGCATACGTGTACTTTGACAATGCGATTACGGCCCGTCGGGTGTACATGTTAATTTCATTCTTCAGCGTTATCCATCATTCGATGGTCGAGTTTTGGCCGCTTGCTGTAACGTCCGCCGCGGAAGGTTGGATATCGTTGAAGCGAAtacaagaatttttgcttcaaaaaagTGTGCAAAGTTTACGCCAAAAACAAGGATCTCTTAAACTAAGGATGCAAACCACCAACCCGTTTGTCGAGTTTAAATCCGTTCACAGTACATGGCCCAATTCAAGTTTCTCACTTCACGACATCTCCTTCAAGATAGACACTACGAATCACCGTACGGTAGCAATCATTGGTTCAATTGGTGCCGGAAAATCGACCCTGTTGAACTTGATCATCGGAGAGCAAAGTGTAACTAAAGGGAAGATCGAGGTGAATGGTACCATTAGCTATTGCTCTCAAAAACCATGGTTGTTCGAGGGTACCATTAAACAGAACGTTATCTTCCTGGATCCGTATGATGAAACGCGATATCGCACAGTGTTAAAGGTGTGCGCATTGGAGCACGATATTGATGTATGGCCGCACGGAGATCAAACAATGGTTGGCGAACGTGGATTTAGTTTGAGCGGTGGACAGAAAGCCAGGATCAATCTCGCTCGTGCATTGTATCGCTCTGCTGACATATACCTGCTGGACGACCCTTTGTCGGCCGTGGATGCTCACGTAGCGAACGTATTATTTGAACAGGCTATAAGGAATTTTCTGGAAGGAAAACTTTGCATACTGGTAACTCATCAACTAAAATACATCACCCAGGTAGACTACATCCTTATAATAGAGGACGGTAAAATTGCTGCCCAAGGCAACTATGGTACAGAGCTATCCGAATACTTCCCAACTAACCATTTCTCAAAGTATGAAGATGCGCCGGAAGAACCGACATCAGAACTTGGACCGAAGGATGAACCAACGTTCTCCAGCAAGAGTCAAGAACAACCATTATCGGCCGAGggcaaagaaaaggaaggacAAGAAGATGGTACTGTGCAATTTCAAGTATATCTAGACTTTTTGAAATCTGTCAATAGTATTTCGTTCGTCGCCTTCACGGCATTGCTAATGATAGGATTCCAAGTCGCTTGCTCGGGAACAGATTATTTCGTATTCATATG GGTGGATTGGGAAGAAACGGTTGCGAACACGCTTGCAGCCCGGTGGACAACAGACGATCATGTCTTGTTCTACGCTGGTGCCATAATCATCACCATTTTGCTGACTACAAACTCGTTTGCCTTCTTTGAAATGTGTCTTAAAGCATCGCTACACTTGTATGCCGCACTCTACCGTGGAGTGTCCGAAACATCGATGCTTTTCTTCCACCAGAACCCATCGGGCAGAGTGATGAATCGGTTCTCGAAAGACATCGGACTGGTCGATACCAGTCTGCCCACCGTCATGATCGACAGCCTTTAC ttttttctcGAGCTTGCTGGTATCATAGTGATAGTGGCATTGGCTAACTACTGGCTGCTGATACCTACAGCGATCATGGGAGTCGTCTTTTATATGCTACGGTTTGTATTTCTTAAAACAGCGCGAAATGTAAAACGTGTAGAGGCCATCA CCCGTAGTCCAGTGTTCACGCATACCAACGCTACGATTGATGGGTTAACCACGATACGTGCATTCGGTGCGGAACATTTTCTGGAGGATACATTCCACCGGTATCAGGATCTCAACACTTCAGCTGCGTTTCTGTTCGGTGCTACGACACGTGGTTTCGCCTTCTGGCTGGACGCGATTTGTCTGCTGTACATTGCGTCAGTTGTGCTGAGCTTTCTGGTGATTGGGAATG ACATCATTAGCGGCAACGTCGGGCTAGCCATCACGCAGGTGCTCAACCTCATTGGAATGTGCAACTGGGGCATACGACAAACGGCCGAGCTGGAAAATCAAATGACATCCGTGGAGCGTGTGCTTGAGTACGCCCAGCTCGTACCCGAAACGGGCCTGGTACCGGGTGTCCAAACAACCGAACGCACTGAAGCGTGGCCCGAAAATCCCGGCATAACTTTCCGCCAAGTTTATCTACGCTATTCGCCCACCGCGGAGCCAGTCCTGAAGGGGTTGAGTTTCGACATAAAACCCAAG GAGCATGTAGGAATCGTCGGACGTACCGGCGCTGGGAAGTCCTCAATAATTCAGGCACTCTTTCGCCTAACGCCGTTGCACGCCGGCGATGGTATCATCGAGATTGACGGAATCAATATCGGTTCGGTGCCGCTGCGGCAGTGTCGTGGCCGCATCTCGATAATACCCCAGGATCCGGTCATATTCTCAGGCAGTTTGCGAAGCAATTTGGATCCGGACGAGCGGTTGCCGGACGAGCAGCTGTGGAAAGCGCTCGAGCAG GTTGAATTAAAAACCACCATAACCTCACTTGCCGGCGGGCTCAATACGAAGATGTCCGAGGGAGGCAGCAATTTGAGTGCTGGCCAGCGGCAATTGCTCTGTTTGGCCAGGGCGGTGCTGAAAGGCAGCAAGATACTGATACTCGACGAAGCCACGGCCAATGTGGATCCCAA AACTGACGCATTGATTCAACGTACGATACGAACGCAGTTTCACGATTGCACCGTGCTAACGATAGCTCACCGTTTGCACACGATACTGGACAATGACCGTGTGTTGGTTATAGACGCCGGCCAAATGGTAGAGTTTGACAGCCCGCAGAAGCTGCTCCAAATCCCAGACGGATTTTTCCGCAAATTGGTTGAAGAACATGGCCAAGAAGGAAAACTCCACAGCAGCAAAATGGACGGATCAGCAATATCTTACAAGCAGTAG